Proteins from a single region of Bdellovibrio bacteriovorus HD100:
- the lpdA gene encoding dihydrolipoyl dehydrogenase → MADTQFDLIIIGSGPGGYVGAIRAAQLGLKTAVIEKDKTYGGTCLNVGCIPSKALLESSEHYQAAQHDLAAHGVKVSKVDLDLPTMQARKDKVVKTNTEGIAFLFKKNKITPFNGMGKIVAAGKVEVKGADGNTQILTAKNIVIATGSVPVELPFLKYDEKRIVSNTGALALDQVPKSMIVVGGGVIGLELGSVWQRLGAKVTVIEYANRLGGTMDQDCMNVLKKSMEKEGMSFLLSTKVTGSKVGNDGVEVTYESLTDGKASSMKADVVLVSTGRKAFSAGVGCEEMGIQKDPQGRIIVDKHYQTNVPGIYAIGDVIAGPMLAHKAEEEGVALAEILAGGAGHVNYDTVPGVIYTHPEIASVGITEEFAKEKGLEINVGKFPFMANGRARAKGYTEGFVKIIADKKTDKILGAHMVGPSVSELIHEVIVCMEFGGSSEDLARSFHAHPTLSEVVREAALAVEKRQRQM, encoded by the coding sequence ATGGCAGACACTCAATTTGACCTAATTATTATTGGTTCCGGTCCCGGCGGTTACGTAGGGGCCATTCGTGCAGCTCAACTGGGTCTTAAAACGGCCGTGATTGAAAAAGATAAAACTTACGGAGGCACGTGCCTGAATGTGGGTTGCATCCCTTCCAAGGCCCTGCTTGAAAGTTCTGAGCACTATCAAGCGGCTCAGCACGACTTGGCTGCTCACGGTGTGAAGGTTTCCAAAGTGGATTTGGATCTTCCAACCATGCAGGCTCGCAAGGACAAGGTTGTAAAAACAAATACCGAAGGCATCGCCTTCTTGTTCAAAAAGAACAAGATCACTCCATTCAACGGCATGGGTAAAATCGTCGCCGCTGGCAAAGTGGAAGTGAAAGGTGCTGACGGCAACACTCAAATCCTGACGGCCAAGAACATCGTAATCGCAACCGGCTCTGTTCCTGTGGAACTGCCGTTCTTGAAGTACGATGAAAAACGTATCGTTTCCAACACCGGCGCACTGGCATTGGATCAGGTTCCAAAGTCCATGATCGTTGTGGGTGGTGGCGTGATCGGTCTTGAGCTGGGTTCTGTATGGCAGCGTCTGGGTGCCAAAGTCACTGTGATCGAATATGCCAACCGTCTGGGCGGCACGATGGATCAGGACTGCATGAACGTGCTTAAAAAATCCATGGAAAAAGAAGGCATGAGCTTCCTTCTTTCCACGAAAGTGACTGGTTCTAAAGTTGGCAACGACGGCGTTGAAGTGACTTATGAATCTTTGACTGACGGCAAAGCGTCCTCCATGAAAGCGGATGTTGTGCTTGTTTCCACGGGTCGCAAAGCATTCTCTGCGGGCGTTGGCTGCGAAGAAATGGGCATCCAAAAAGACCCTCAAGGTCGCATCATCGTGGATAAACACTATCAAACCAACGTGCCGGGCATCTATGCCATCGGTGACGTTATTGCCGGCCCGATGCTTGCGCACAAAGCGGAAGAAGAAGGCGTGGCATTGGCAGAAATCCTGGCTGGTGGTGCGGGTCACGTGAACTACGACACGGTTCCAGGTGTGATCTATACTCACCCGGAAATTGCTTCTGTTGGTATCACGGAAGAATTCGCCAAAGAAAAAGGCCTGGAAATCAACGTGGGTAAATTCCCGTTCATGGCCAACGGCCGTGCCCGCGCGAAAGGGTACACCGAAGGTTTCGTAAAGATCATCGCGGACAAGAAAACAGACAAAATCCTGGGCGCTCACATGGTGGGTCCAAGCGTGTCTGAGCTGATCCACGAAGTGATCGTGTGCATGGAGTTCGGCGGCAGCAGCGAAGATCTGGCAAGATCCTTCCACGCCCACCCTACTTTGTCTGAAGTTGTGCGTGAAGCCGCTTTGGCCGTTGAAAAACGTCAACGCCAGATGTAG
- a CDS encoding outer membrane protein assembly factor BamD: MRTLIQLTLIAVILSLLACQSKEEPVTRESRLSKGHQLIDQSHWDEAIEYLTKLEQQDPHLHVRLALASAYAGRAGVRIEKIYSFVAVRNLKPQTVSLNAARMDQKTQELMQSLGRYAAQWEKIPEVRASGREDLTRALQVLAEQPEAGARLYAATLRVVLLKSVVNEGLLNWQVVRTQKICSDVVQPYYDWALQLLEHLILISQDLTSAFPGKKAEFSRYTEDLQRFKKEAEGVPWPQEKICF, from the coding sequence ATGCGAACACTCATCCAACTCACCCTTATTGCGGTCATTTTGTCTCTTTTGGCTTGTCAGTCAAAAGAGGAGCCTGTCACTCGGGAAAGCCGCCTTTCCAAGGGGCATCAGCTAATTGATCAGAGTCATTGGGATGAGGCGATTGAGTACCTGACGAAGCTCGAGCAGCAAGACCCGCATCTGCACGTGAGACTGGCGCTGGCTTCCGCGTATGCGGGCCGGGCGGGGGTGCGGATTGAAAAGATCTATTCCTTTGTGGCGGTCCGTAATCTGAAGCCTCAGACCGTGTCGTTGAACGCAGCTCGCATGGATCAGAAGACTCAAGAGTTGATGCAGTCACTGGGCCGCTATGCTGCCCAGTGGGAGAAAATCCCGGAAGTAAGGGCCTCGGGCCGTGAAGACTTAACCCGCGCCTTGCAGGTGCTGGCCGAGCAACCAGAAGCCGGGGCGCGCCTTTATGCCGCGACTTTGCGGGTGGTGCTTTTAAAGTCCGTCGTCAATGAAGGGCTATTGAACTGGCAGGTGGTGCGCACTCAGAAGATCTGCTCAGACGTGGTCCAGCCTTACTATGATTGGGCTTTGCAGTTGCTGGAGCACCTGATTCTGATCAGTCAGGATCTGACTTCCGCGTTTCCCGGGAAAAAAGCGGAATTCAGCCGCTACACCGAAGATCTGCAACGTTTTAAGAAAGAAGCCGAAGGCGTCCCATGGCCCCAGGAAAAAATATGCTTCTAA
- a CDS encoding ABC transporter ATP-binding protein has protein sequence MSNPTQIEIKHVSKVFKGSEQDVIALKDIDFNIAEGQFVCLLGPSGCGKSTLLNAIAGFSAPSDGDVFVGGHKIVEPGPDRGMVFQEYALFPWMTVEDNITFGLKIKNAPPDQIEQKLQQLLKTLKLTDFRKRFPKDLSGGMRQRVAIARVLALDPPIMLMDEPFGALDALTRRSLQDELLKIWSELKKTVVFVTHSIEEAIYLADRIIVMSYRPGTVKKDVMVQIPRPRNPADVDFNNLKRELSQMVMAEQNRFEMAQMTGSTGD, from the coding sequence ATGTCGAATCCAACACAAATTGAAATCAAACATGTTTCCAAAGTCTTTAAAGGTTCCGAGCAGGATGTGATTGCCCTGAAGGATATTGATTTCAATATCGCGGAAGGTCAGTTCGTGTGTCTGCTGGGGCCGTCAGGTTGTGGCAAGAGCACGCTTTTGAATGCCATCGCCGGATTTTCTGCGCCGTCAGACGGCGATGTGTTCGTCGGTGGACACAAAATCGTGGAGCCCGGCCCGGACCGCGGCATGGTGTTTCAGGAATACGCTTTGTTCCCATGGATGACGGTCGAGGACAACATCACCTTTGGTCTGAAGATCAAAAACGCCCCGCCAGATCAAATCGAACAAAAGCTGCAGCAGCTTTTGAAAACGCTTAAGCTGACGGACTTCCGCAAGCGCTTCCCGAAAGATCTTTCCGGGGGGATGAGACAGCGTGTGGCTATTGCCCGCGTGCTGGCGCTGGATCCGCCGATCATGCTGATGGATGAGCCGTTCGGGGCCTTGGATGCATTGACCCGCCGAAGCCTTCAGGATGAACTTCTGAAGATCTGGAGCGAGCTGAAAAAAACCGTGGTCTTTGTGACCCACAGTATTGAAGAAGCCATTTATCTGGCGGACCGAATTATTGTGATGAGCTATCGCCCGGGCACCGTAAAAAAGGACGTGATGGTGCAAATCCCGCGTCCGCGCAATCCCGCAGATGTTGATTTCAACAATCTGAAGCGTGAACTTTCGCAGATGGTGATGGCGGAACAAAACCGCTTTGAGATGGCCCAGATGACGGGCTCTACCGGAGACTGA
- a CDS encoding ABC transporter permease — MKKDQGLLSKLKGVWVPAIVVILWEVVVRAGWVNPQVLPAPSAVLVKWYQYLMPLEAYDPAQGSKLAWYFSGELIRDLWESFYRVFLGFVIGGGLALPLGLLMGASQRIYDYMNPLIQVLRPIPPIAYIPLAILWFGLGNPPAVFLIALGAFFPVLMNTIVGVRAVDSIYIRAGKNLGAGSFLMFRKIIVPAAMPYILSGVRIGIGTGFICMIVAEMIAVNNGLGYRILEAREYFWSDKIIAGMFSIGLLGLAIDTVVSRLNNYLLRWHRGLE, encoded by the coding sequence ATGAAGAAGGATCAGGGATTGCTGTCTAAACTCAAAGGTGTCTGGGTACCGGCGATTGTGGTGATTTTGTGGGAAGTCGTGGTGCGAGCCGGTTGGGTGAATCCTCAGGTGCTTCCGGCACCTTCGGCGGTCCTTGTAAAGTGGTATCAGTACCTGATGCCGCTAGAAGCTTACGATCCAGCACAAGGCTCAAAGTTGGCCTGGTATTTCTCGGGCGAACTGATTCGCGATCTTTGGGAAAGCTTCTATCGTGTATTCCTGGGCTTTGTGATCGGTGGGGGCCTGGCTTTGCCGCTGGGTCTTTTGATGGGGGCCAGCCAGCGTATTTATGATTACATGAATCCGCTGATTCAGGTTCTGCGTCCGATCCCGCCGATTGCCTACATTCCTTTGGCGATCTTGTGGTTCGGTTTGGGGAATCCTCCGGCGGTGTTCCTGATTGCTTTGGGGGCGTTCTTCCCGGTCCTGATGAATACCATCGTGGGCGTGCGTGCAGTGGACAGTATCTATATCCGGGCCGGCAAAAATCTGGGTGCGGGATCCTTTTTGATGTTCAGAAAAATCATCGTGCCTGCGGCGATGCCGTACATCCTTAGCGGTGTGCGCATCGGTATCGGGACAGGTTTCATCTGTATGATCGTGGCTGAGATGATCGCGGTGAACAACGGTCTGGGATATCGCATTCTGGAAGCACGCGAGTACTTCTGGTCCGACAAGATTATCGCCGGGATGTTCTCTATCGGTCTGTTGGGGCTTGCGATTGACACTGTCGTCAGCCGTTTGAATAACTATCTGCTGCGCTGGCATCGAGGTCTTGAATAA
- a CDS encoding ABC transporter substrate-binding protein, giving the protein MKSTAKAVAISRAVNMKAVKLLLSLFVLLLLFVFNFEAKAQTPDVVRVGNLKFAHYGAISYMSEYCSKYNLKVTERVFAKGIDIMPAIIAGEIDVAASAADAAIAGRSGGVPIFAVAGFAQGGARIVIRPDLGIKSVKDFKGKKVGVARGGAQELLLLAELAKHNLTWSDQPGKDVRIVYMAFADLNQALQAKNIDAMAQSEPQASQAINKGFGVELLKPYDTPMGEPVRTLVMTEKMYNTKKPVAERFMKCFVEATKAFIEKPELAEKYVIEKMFKNQITSQDFKDAIGNSPYTYDLTVEHMQITTDFMVKYGVGRMQKPPKAADWVKLDLLTDAKKALGVK; this is encoded by the coding sequence ATGAAATCCACAGCGAAAGCAGTTGCGATCTCTCGCGCTGTAAATATGAAAGCAGTGAAGCTGCTGCTAAGTCTTTTTGTTTTGTTGCTTCTGTTTGTATTCAACTTTGAAGCAAAAGCCCAAACTCCGGATGTCGTGCGAGTTGGAAATCTGAAGTTCGCTCACTATGGCGCCATCAGTTACATGAGCGAGTATTGCTCCAAGTACAATTTGAAGGTGACCGAGCGTGTGTTTGCCAAGGGCATTGATATCATGCCTGCGATCATCGCGGGTGAAATCGATGTGGCGGCCAGTGCTGCGGATGCGGCGATAGCCGGCCGTTCAGGCGGGGTGCCTATCTTTGCCGTTGCCGGGTTTGCGCAAGGTGGTGCGCGCATTGTGATCCGTCCGGATCTGGGCATCAAGTCCGTAAAAGACTTCAAGGGTAAAAAAGTCGGCGTAGCTCGTGGGGGCGCGCAGGAACTTTTACTTCTGGCAGAGCTGGCCAAGCACAACCTGACCTGGTCCGATCAGCCGGGGAAAGATGTTCGCATCGTGTACATGGCCTTTGCTGATTTGAATCAGGCGCTTCAGGCGAAGAACATCGACGCCATGGCACAGAGTGAGCCGCAGGCTTCCCAGGCCATCAACAAGGGCTTTGGCGTAGAGCTGTTGAAGCCTTATGACACTCCAATGGGCGAACCTGTCCGTACCCTGGTGATGACTGAAAAGATGTACAACACCAAAAAACCGGTCGCGGAAAGATTCATGAAGTGCTTCGTGGAGGCAACCAAAGCCTTCATCGAAAAGCCGGAGCTGGCTGAAAAATATGTCATCGAAAAAATGTTTAAAAACCAGATCACATCCCAGGACTTCAAGGATGCCATCGGAAACTCTCCGTACACATACGATCTGACAGTAGAGCATATGCAGATCACGACAGACTTTATGGTGAAGTACGGCGTGGGCCGCATGCAGAAGCCGCCAAAAGCTGCTGACTGGGTGAAGCTGGATCTGTTGACGGATGCCAAGAAGGCATTGGGCGTGAAGTAG
- the hutU gene encoding urocanate hydratase, with the protein MSRVVKAPTGNKMVCKGWLQEAAYRMIQNNLDPVIAEHPENLVVYGGIGKAARNWESFDKILEALKELENDETLLVQSGKPIGILKTHEDAPRVLLANSNLVPKWATWEHFNELDKKGLMMYGQMTAGSWIYIGTQGIIQGTYESFVEAGRQHFGGNLTGRVILTAGLGGMGGAQPLAGVFAGACVLAVEIDPTRIQKRLETKYVDEVATDLDDALARIKKYTAAGEAKSIALQGNMATVIHQLIEKNFTPDLLTDQTSAHDPLVGYIPEGYTVETAKTFREQDQKAYLKAAYDSMAKHVRGMLAMKDRGAVTFDYGNNLRARAQEAGVENAFDYPGFVPAFIRPLFCKGSGPFRWVALSGDPNDIKVTDDAMRKLFPHKKDLLRWLDMAEERIAFQGLPARICWLEYGERAKAGLMFNQLVAEGKVKAPIVIGRDHLDCGSVASPNRETEAMKDGSDAVSDWALLNALVNTACGATWVSLHHGGGVGMGYSQHAGQVIVADGTEKAARRLERVLTADPAMGVFRHLDAGYELAHDIAKERGVRSLWL; encoded by the coding sequence ATGTCTCGAGTAGTTAAGGCCCCTACGGGCAACAAGATGGTGTGTAAGGGGTGGTTGCAAGAAGCGGCTTACCGTATGATTCAGAACAATCTGGATCCGGTGATTGCTGAGCACCCGGAAAATTTGGTTGTCTATGGTGGTATCGGTAAAGCGGCTCGTAACTGGGAATCTTTCGACAAGATTCTGGAAGCTTTGAAAGAGCTTGAAAACGATGAAACTCTTTTGGTTCAGTCCGGTAAGCCTATCGGTATTCTGAAAACACACGAAGACGCTCCTCGCGTGCTTCTGGCGAACTCCAACCTTGTGCCTAAGTGGGCCACGTGGGAGCACTTCAACGAACTCGATAAAAAAGGTCTGATGATGTACGGTCAGATGACGGCGGGTTCCTGGATCTATATCGGAACTCAAGGGATCATCCAGGGGACTTATGAGTCCTTCGTGGAAGCCGGTCGTCAGCACTTTGGCGGCAATCTTACCGGCCGCGTGATCTTGACAGCGGGCCTGGGTGGCATGGGTGGCGCACAACCGTTGGCGGGTGTCTTTGCCGGTGCTTGCGTTCTGGCCGTTGAAATTGATCCAACTCGTATCCAAAAACGTCTTGAAACCAAGTACGTGGATGAAGTGGCGACAGACCTTGACGACGCTTTGGCGCGCATCAAGAAGTACACGGCGGCGGGCGAAGCCAAATCCATCGCTTTGCAAGGCAATATGGCGACGGTGATCCACCAGTTGATCGAAAAGAACTTCACTCCGGATCTTTTGACCGATCAGACATCTGCGCATGATCCGTTGGTGGGTTACATCCCAGAAGGTTACACGGTAGAGACCGCGAAGACCTTCCGCGAACAAGACCAAAAAGCTTATTTGAAAGCGGCTTATGATTCCATGGCAAAACACGTTCGCGGCATGCTGGCGATGAAAGATCGCGGTGCTGTGACGTTTGACTATGGTAACAACCTGCGCGCGCGCGCTCAGGAAGCGGGCGTTGAAAATGCCTTCGACTATCCAGGCTTCGTTCCGGCGTTCATCCGTCCTTTGTTCTGCAAAGGTTCAGGTCCGTTCCGCTGGGTGGCTTTGTCGGGTGATCCAAATGATATCAAAGTCACTGACGATGCGATGAGAAAACTATTCCCGCACAAGAAAGACCTGCTGCGCTGGTTGGACATGGCTGAAGAGCGCATTGCCTTCCAGGGCTTGCCAGCACGTATTTGCTGGTTGGAATACGGAGAGCGTGCGAAAGCGGGCTTGATGTTCAATCAGCTGGTGGCCGAAGGTAAAGTGAAAGCGCCGATCGTTATCGGTCGTGATCACTTGGACTGCGGATCTGTGGCATCACCAAATCGTGAAACCGAAGCGATGAAAGACGGCTCTGACGCTGTCAGTGACTGGGCGTTGCTGAATGCGCTTGTGAACACCGCTTGCGGTGCCACGTGGGTCAGCTTGCATCACGGTGGTGGTGTGGGCATGGGCTACAGCCAGCACGCGGGTCAGGTGATCGTTGCGGACGGTACGGAGAAAGCCGCACGTCGCTTGGAAAGAGTGTTAACTGCCGATCCTGCAATGGGTGTATTTAGACATTTGGACGCAGGTTATGAATTGGCTCACGACATTGCCAAAGAGCGCGGTGTTCGCAGTCTTTGGTTGTAG
- the hutH gene encoding histidine ammonia-lyase: MQITGENITLENLYEIAHNPSIKAELSASGRANMQKSRDYIEGRIASGEVMYGVNTGFGAFSSVRISDAEIEQLQRNLIRSHSMGIGAPFTKTETRAMMVLRANALAKGHSGIRPLVVEKILEFLNNDIIPVVPSQGSVGASGDLAPLSHLALTIIGEGEAWGADGKPVHVTELLKQKGITPLELKAKEGLSMINGCQVMTSIGLLSLWENRRLLWLADLAGAMSLEGLRGSRKPFDPLIQASRPHAGEGKTGRNLIRLMGETSPIAESHAVNDPRVQDAYSLRCMPAVHGAAKDALRYAVKVLETEANSSTDNPLVFADANKVLSCGNFHGMPVAHAMDFAGIALSSQASISECRISKMISTQMSELPPFLTPNGGLNSGHMIVQVAAASLVSENKVLAHPASVDSIPTSAEKEDHVSMGTIAARKFAQILRNAENVVAMELLSATQALDLLAPLKPSAAVKAAHEHIRKTVPFAKEDRIFSKDVEAIKAMMVSGELMAVVENAVGKLEW, encoded by the coding sequence ATGCAAATTACTGGTGAGAATATCACGCTCGAAAACCTATATGAAATCGCTCACAACCCTTCCATCAAAGCGGAGCTTTCTGCTTCTGGAAGAGCCAATATGCAAAAGTCCCGCGACTATATCGAGGGTCGTATTGCCAGTGGTGAAGTAATGTACGGTGTGAATACCGGCTTTGGTGCATTTTCTTCCGTGCGCATCTCGGATGCTGAAATTGAACAGCTGCAAAGAAATCTGATTCGCTCCCACTCCATGGGTATCGGGGCTCCGTTCACGAAAACGGAAACTCGCGCGATGATGGTTCTGCGTGCGAATGCTTTGGCTAAAGGCCACAGCGGCATTCGTCCACTGGTTGTAGAAAAAATTCTTGAGTTCCTGAACAACGACATCATCCCGGTGGTTCCTTCTCAGGGCTCTGTGGGTGCGTCTGGGGACTTGGCTCCGCTTTCTCATCTGGCGTTGACCATCATTGGTGAAGGCGAAGCGTGGGGTGCTGACGGCAAGCCGGTGCATGTGACTGAGTTGTTGAAACAAAAAGGCATCACTCCGCTGGAGCTGAAAGCCAAAGAAGGTCTTTCCATGATCAACGGTTGTCAGGTGATGACTTCCATCGGTCTTTTGTCTTTGTGGGAAAATCGCCGCCTGTTGTGGTTGGCGGATCTTGCCGGTGCGATGTCTTTGGAAGGCCTGCGTGGTTCCAGAAAACCATTTGATCCATTGATTCAAGCCAGCCGCCCTCACGCCGGTGAAGGCAAGACCGGCCGCAATTTGATTAGACTTATGGGCGAAACCAGCCCGATCGCTGAAAGCCACGCCGTCAATGATCCGCGTGTTCAGGATGCGTATTCTTTGCGTTGTATGCCTGCTGTTCACGGCGCCGCTAAAGACGCTTTGAGATATGCGGTGAAGGTTTTGGAAACTGAAGCGAATTCTTCCACGGACAACCCGTTGGTGTTTGCGGATGCGAACAAAGTTCTTTCCTGCGGTAACTTCCACGGGATGCCAGTGGCGCACGCAATGGACTTTGCGGGGATTGCGTTGTCTTCCCAGGCGAGCATCAGCGAATGCCGTATTTCCAAAATGATTTCCACCCAGATGAGTGAGCTTCCTCCGTTCCTGACCCCCAACGGGGGCTTGAATTCCGGTCACATGATCGTGCAGGTGGCAGCCGCTTCTTTGGTGAGCGAAAACAAAGTATTGGCGCACCCGGCGAGCGTGGATTCCATCCCGACGTCGGCAGAAAAAGAAGACCACGTTTCCATGGGTACGATTGCTGCCCGTAAGTTCGCACAGATTCTGCGTAACGCAGAAAATGTCGTAGCGATGGAATTGTTGTCGGCAACTCAGGCTTTGGATTTGTTGGCTCCGCTGAAACCGTCTGCTGCGGTGAAGGCTGCACACGAGCACATTCGCAAGACTGTGCCGTTTGCAAAAGAAGACCGCATTTTCTCTAAAGACGTCGAGGCGATCAAAGCCATGATGGTGTCTGGAGAACTGATGGCCGTCGTGGAAAACGCGGTCGGCAAACTGGAATGGTAG
- a CDS encoding outer membrane beta-barrel protein, giving the protein MKKLLVTLAIVMGFGSVSHADILLEPYLGYEMGKTTDPDGKINGTQLGLRLAYRSPVMFWAGLDGTLGISGTSELDSGPDESAKRTTVYGVVGLDFPILVRAWLGYGFMNDIDLEDSGKMKGKSTKLGVGFTGLPFLSLNVEYLKETFDEVDGIDIDAKNESVVVSVSLPLEF; this is encoded by the coding sequence ATGAAAAAGCTCTTGGTCACGTTGGCGATTGTTATGGGTTTCGGGAGCGTATCTCACGCAGACATTCTGCTAGAGCCGTATCTTGGTTACGAAATGGGTAAAACCACAGATCCAGATGGGAAAATTAATGGAACTCAGTTGGGTTTGCGCCTGGCTTACAGATCCCCAGTGATGTTCTGGGCGGGTCTTGATGGGACTTTGGGTATCAGTGGAACATCTGAGTTGGATTCCGGACCTGATGAGTCTGCGAAAAGAACTACCGTATACGGTGTTGTCGGTCTTGATTTCCCGATCCTGGTTCGCGCATGGTTGGGTTACGGTTTCATGAACGACATCGATCTTGAGGACAGCGGTAAAATGAAAGGTAAAAGCACAAAGCTGGGCGTAGGCTTCACGGGTCTGCCATTCCTGTCTTTGAACGTGGAATACCTGAAAGAAACATTCGACGAAGTTGACGGTATCGACATCGACGCTAAAAACGAATCCGTTGTTGTTTCCGTATCCCTGCCTCTGGAGTTCTAA
- a CDS encoding NUDIX domain-containing protein, protein MLRSYKDDREYYASLPKKRIGVGVLLFYKGELLIVQPTYNPAWILPGGTVEAEESPSEALQRELKEELGLNIQAGSLLAVDYVSNRDVKGEYMQLLFSAKNLTEYQAQNIRLPMYEIKDFKFVAVEKALEMLTPIVSRRVHSVMLAQEQGLGAIYLEEGRPFYDPLRLAIADPYSLPKT, encoded by the coding sequence ATGTTACGAAGTTACAAAGATGACCGCGAATACTACGCCTCTTTGCCAAAAAAACGCATCGGGGTGGGCGTACTTCTTTTCTATAAAGGTGAGCTTTTGATCGTACAACCCACCTATAATCCGGCCTGGATTTTACCTGGTGGCACTGTCGAAGCCGAAGAGTCCCCCAGCGAAGCTCTGCAACGGGAGCTCAAAGAAGAACTGGGATTGAATATCCAGGCAGGCTCGCTGCTGGCGGTGGACTATGTCAGCAACCGCGACGTCAAAGGTGAATACATGCAGTTGCTTTTTTCCGCCAAAAATCTGACCGAATATCAGGCGCAAAACATCCGCCTGCCCATGTATGAAATAAAAGATTTCAAATTTGTCGCCGTTGAAAAGGCACTGGAAATGCTCACCCCGATTGTCAGTCGCCGCGTGCACAGCGTGATGCTGGCGCAAGAACAGGGGCTGGGGGCTATTTATCTGGAAGAGGGTCGTCCGTTTTACGACCCTTTAAGACTGGCAATCGCCGATCCGTACTCTTTGCCAAAGACATAA
- the rpe gene encoding ribulose-phosphate 3-epimerase: protein MVAPSILSADFANLEKEIKAVAQAGADWIHVDVMDGRFVPNITIGIPVVKALKKVSPLPLDVHLMIEEPERYVEEFVKAGSDYLTIHVESTKDAAGTLKRIRELGAKPGITLRPRTAVEEVLPLLPLCDLVLVMTVEPGFGGQSFMNDQVAKITRLRQEISSENLSCLIEVDGGINAETAKICHEADVFVAGSYVFGKEYGSAIASLKGS from the coding sequence ATGGTGGCTCCTTCCATTTTGTCGGCGGACTTTGCCAATCTTGAAAAAGAGATCAAGGCGGTCGCACAGGCGGGCGCTGACTGGATTCACGTCGATGTGATGGACGGGCGCTTTGTGCCGAATATCACTATTGGCATCCCGGTGGTGAAGGCGCTGAAAAAAGTGTCGCCGCTTCCGTTGGATGTGCATCTGATGATCGAAGAACCAGAGCGCTATGTGGAAGAATTCGTGAAAGCGGGCAGTGACTATCTGACCATTCACGTGGAGTCCACCAAAGACGCCGCAGGCACTTTGAAACGCATTCGTGAATTGGGCGCCAAACCCGGAATCACATTGCGCCCACGCACGGCGGTGGAAGAGGTTCTGCCTCTGTTGCCTTTGTGTGACTTGGTGCTGGTGATGACGGTGGAGCCGGGCTTCGGTGGGCAGTCCTTCATGAATGATCAGGTGGCGAAAATCACTCGTCTGCGTCAGGAAATTTCCTCGGAGAATTTGTCCTGCCTGATTGAAGTCGATGGCGGAATCAATGCGGAAACCGCGAAGATTTGCCACGAGGCGGATGTGTTCGTTGCCGGCAGTTATGTCTTTGGCAAAGAGTACGGATCGGCGATTGCCAGTCTTAAAGGGTCGTAA